The Gemmatimonadaceae bacterium sequence GTCGCCGCGCGCGGTGCGTCTACGTTGACCCTCGAGCACTGCCGCGACGAAGATCTGCTCTTCGTCCGACAAGTCGCACTCGGCAGCGTTGAACGTCAGGTCACCCCAGCCATCGCAGCAGAGGCCGTGAAGAAGAGCCGGTCCATCGCACAGGCAGCGCGCGACCTCGGCGTCGCCCGCTCCACGGTGCAGCGACAATTGCGCCGCCACGACCACGGCTTCCAATCCGACACGCAAGAAGCCGTGTAGCGCGACAGGCGCTGCAGTACCTGCACGCCGTAGCGCGACATGATGTGCAGCGCAGAGCCAATGGCGCTGACGATGCCGAAACACAAGCCAGACAACGGCTTCCCCTGAGCGTGACATCCGGGCAAGGGAATTGCCTTCTCGGAGGACGTGACTGCCCCGTCCCCCCATCGCCCCGTTCATCTCGCAGACGGCCTGACGCGTGGCTACCTCCTGCGTCATCGAGTGTGTCCGCAGACGGTTGCTGACGATGGTGCCCTCATTCTCGCGACGGCCACCGAAGCCGTCGCACCCGAAGTGCTGGACGACCTCGCGCTGACCTATGATCGCGAAGTGCGTCATGTCTCCGTCACCGACGGTGACCTCGAGATCCTGATCGAACGTCTCGTCGTCAGCGCGGAGCGCGGAGTTGAGGTCACGCGGACGGGTACAGACGACGACCTCGTCTCGGACGTCCGCGACCTCGCCTCGCAACCGCCGGTCATCAGGTTCGTCAACATGCTCCTTCGCGATGCGTTCGACGCCGGGGCAAGCGACATCCACGTCGAAGCGACGCGCGATGGGCTTGCCGTGCGCTATCGCCTGGATGGGGTCCTGGCTCCGGCGCCGGAGCCGAGCTTCGACCTGCGCCACGCGGTCGTCTCTCGGATCAAGCTTCTGGCCGATCTCGATATCGCCGAACGCCGCAGGCCACAGGATGGCCGGATCCGCGTCCGGCTGGAAAATCGCGACCTCGACGTTCGGGTCTCGACCGTTCCTACCATGCACGGCGAAAGCGTCGTGATGCGTCTCCTCGAACGCGGAGGACGACCCATCGAACTCGCCGCGCTTGGCCTCGGCGCCGCCCTCCTTCCGCACGTAGAGAGCGTGGTCGCTCGACCACATGGCATGTTGCTCGTGACCGGTCCAACCGGAAGCGGCAAGACCACGACACTGTATGCTGCGCTCAATCGCCGAGCGGCGTCGCGGGAGAAGATCATCACGGTCGAGGAGCCGATTGAATATCAGCTTGCAGGGATCGCCCAGGTCCCGGTTCACCGGGACGCTGGAGTGACCTTCGCGACCGCGCTTCGCTCCATCCTGCGACAGGATCCTGACGTGGTCATGATCGGCGAGATGCGCGACGCCGAGACCACCGAGATTGCTGTGCAGGCGGCGCTCACGGGACACCTCGTCCTCTCCACGCTTCATACAAACGATGCGCTGAGTGCCATCCCCAGGCTCCAGGACCTGGGTGCGCCCGAGTTCCTGATTGCGGCGACCATCGAGGGAGTTCTCGCGCAGCGTCTCGTAAGGAAGATCTGCGATGTGTGTGCCGTGACTGAGGACGTCGATGATGCATCGCTCGCCGAGCTGGCTGGGCGCCCGATGCGACGGATGCCAGTTCGGCGCGGGATTGGGTGCCGAGCGTGCCGAGGCACGGGCTATTCCGGACGCACCGGCATCTTCGAGTTCCTTCGAATGACGGATGCGATGCGCGACGCGATTACCCGGCGTGCCTCACGGACCGAGCTGCGTGAGGTGGCGTTGGCGGACGGATTCGTTCCCATGCAGGCGGATGCCTGGACCCGCGTGCAGCAAGGGCTCACCACCGTCGAGGAGGCGCTCCGTGTCGTCAGGCACTAGGGCTGCGACGAAATGGCAGCGACGGGGATTCTCGCTGCTGGAACTCATCGTGGTGATCGCCATCATCGCGACCCTGGCGTCGCTCGTGGCGCCATCGGTGTTCCGCAACGCCGGGGATGCGAAGGTGGCGGCGGCTCGAAGCCAAATCAGCAGCATCGCGCTCGCGCTCGATACCTATCGCATCGACACCGGCGACTACCCACGCGAGGGTGATGGCCTCCAGGTACTCGTGCGCGATCCCGGAGGAGGCGGATGGCGTGGACCTTACCTTCGGAGGGGGCTGCCGCGGGATCCCTGGGGCAACGAATACGTCTACAGGAGAAATGCCGCCGCTGGCGATGACTTTGCGCTCGTGTCGCACGGGCGAGATGGACGACCCG is a genomic window containing:
- a CDS encoding type II/IV secretion system protein translates to MCPQTVADDGALILATATEAVAPEVLDDLALTYDREVRHVSVTDGDLEILIERLVVSAERGVEVTRTGTDDDLVSDVRDLASQPPVIRFVNMLLRDAFDAGASDIHVEATRDGLAVRYRLDGVLAPAPEPSFDLRHAVVSRIKLLADLDIAERRRPQDGRIRVRLENRDLDVRVSTVPTMHGESVVMRLLERGGRPIELAALGLGAALLPHVESVVARPHGMLLVTGPTGSGKTTTLYAALNRRAASREKIITVEEPIEYQLAGIAQVPVHRDAGVTFATALRSILRQDPDVVMIGEMRDAETTEIAVQAALTGHLVLSTLHTNDALSAIPRLQDLGAPEFLIAATIEGVLAQRLVRKICDVCAVTEDVDDASLAELAGRPMRRMPVRRGIGCRACRGTGYSGRTGIFEFLRMTDAMRDAITRRASRTELREVALADGFVPMQADAWTRVQQGLTTVEEALRVVRH
- the gspG gene encoding type II secretion system major pseudopilin GspG, with amino-acid sequence MPGPACSKGSPPSRRRSVSSGTRAATKWQRRGFSLLELIVVIAIIATLASLVAPSVFRNAGDAKVAAARSQISSIALALDTYRIDTGDYPREGDGLQVLVRDPGGGGWRGPYLRRGLPRDPWGNEYVYRRNAAAGDDFALVSHGRDGRPGGSGEDADISSADTGAAR